A portion of the Flavobacterium magnum genome contains these proteins:
- a CDS encoding DUF7619 domain-containing protein, which yields MKKLLLYFLFFSAASQAQIVNIPDANFKAKLLSSSPSNTIARNAQGMHIAVDANADGEIQLAEAQLVGALFVNNSSIENLEGVQSFTNMTRLSCDVNALLSLDVSGMNNLQQLSASLNPSLATLNITGCSSLTNLTVSSCALTSLDASGLTSLINLTCYSNPLTTLDVSGCSALFDLDAYNCQLTALDFSGLNALKRLNAENNQLTVLNLSGCTNLQELIVRNNQLTQLELSNLGLIQTMLYLDVRYNSLTSFTVNNCNIMYFNAQYNQLTALDLSTCRVDDLDVSYNNLQSFTPPQIGSNSRIMVAHNQLTDVDVSGVTFYQSAILDVSNNNLNTINLGNASGLGQLRLSYNSLQTIDMTGCSATLDLVELSNNPSLETVFAKNGSNNEDFFFGGDDNLIFVCVDEMQLQDTQQRLNIYGLTNAVASPYCFFQPGGNFNTITGNITYDIDNNGCDSTDPDQPYVKLNLTTGGNNYAVFTSPDGTYNNFGLTGTFNISVAMENASLFTITPPLATIVFGDNNNNITTQDFCITANGLQNDLETVIVPIAPARPGFDAIYQIIYKNKGNQVLSGSVDFTYQENELDFVNASTTPDAQTAGSLSWNFSNLYPFESRSIEVRLNVNSPQETPAVNIGDQLGFHAQANPVGGDVTPGDNTFSFKQTVIGSYDPNDITCLEGEHVNPTEIGKYLHYNINFENTGTAAAENIVVVDMIDLTKFDVSTLQVLNASHPMTPRITNGKVEFIFEGINLGASEHGNVTFKIKTKNTLVTGNSVSQKADIYFDYNFPVATNVAMTTFDTLGTDNVVLDDDISIYPNPTKGLVNIKSDSEIKSVELFDVQGRQLLRKNNVETLNISTYTSGVYFIKVATYKGFKTQKLIKQ from the coding sequence ATGAAAAAACTATTACTCTACTTCCTTTTCTTTTCAGCCGCTTCCCAGGCGCAGATCGTGAATATCCCTGATGCGAATTTTAAGGCGAAGTTGTTGTCATCATCACCTTCAAACACTATTGCAAGAAATGCCCAGGGAATGCATATTGCGGTAGATGCTAACGCTGATGGAGAAATTCAACTTGCCGAAGCACAGCTTGTGGGAGCATTATTTGTTAACAATTCATCAATTGAAAATCTGGAAGGGGTACAGTCTTTTACCAATATGACAAGACTTAGTTGCGATGTAAACGCCCTACTTTCATTAGATGTATCCGGTATGAATAATCTGCAACAGTTATCTGCTTCACTGAATCCTTCGTTGGCTACTCTGAATATTACCGGATGCAGTTCGTTAACTAATTTAACTGTTTCCAGCTGTGCCTTGACATCACTTGATGCTTCCGGTCTTACCTCTTTAATTAATCTGACCTGTTATTCAAACCCCTTGACAACGCTGGATGTTTCAGGCTGTTCTGCGCTTTTTGATTTAGACGCTTACAATTGCCAACTGACCGCTTTGGATTTTTCCGGGTTAAATGCACTTAAAAGGTTAAACGCAGAAAATAATCAACTGACTGTACTTAATCTTTCAGGATGTACCAATCTACAAGAACTCATCGTGCGGAATAACCAGCTGACCCAATTGGAATTGTCAAATCTTGGTTTGATACAGACAATGTTGTATTTAGATGTCCGGTATAATTCGCTGACAAGTTTTACTGTAAACAATTGCAACATTATGTATTTCAACGCACAATACAATCAATTGACGGCTTTGGATTTGTCAACATGCAGGGTTGATGATCTTGATGTTTCCTATAATAACCTTCAATCATTTACTCCTCCCCAGATAGGTTCGAATTCAAGGATTATGGTTGCCCATAATCAATTGACGGATGTTGATGTATCCGGTGTGACTTTCTACCAAAGCGCTATTTTGGATGTGAGCAATAACAATCTAAACACAATCAACCTGGGCAATGCTTCGGGTTTAGGACAGCTTAGGCTTAGCTATAATTCCCTCCAAACAATAGATATGACGGGCTGCTCCGCAACATTAGATCTGGTGGAACTGTCTAACAATCCTTCCCTTGAAACTGTATTTGCTAAAAATGGCAGTAATAACGAAGATTTCTTTTTTGGAGGTGATGACAACCTTATTTTCGTATGTGTTGATGAAATGCAATTACAGGACACACAACAGCGTTTAAATATCTACGGATTGACCAATGCTGTTGCGAGTCCTTACTGCTTCTTCCAACCGGGAGGTAATTTCAATACGATCACCGGCAACATTACTTATGATATTGATAACAATGGCTGCGACAGTACGGATCCGGACCAGCCCTATGTAAAACTTAACCTGACCACAGGGGGAAATAATTATGCTGTATTTACTTCTCCTGACGGAACGTATAACAATTTCGGACTTACCGGAACTTTCAACATTAGTGTTGCAATGGAAAATGCGTCACTGTTCACGATCACACCACCGTTGGCAACAATTGTTTTTGGCGACAACAATAACAATATCACCACCCAGGATTTCTGTATCACCGCCAATGGCCTCCAGAATGATCTTGAAACGGTAATTGTTCCTATTGCACCAGCCCGTCCGGGATTTGATGCGATATATCAAATCATTTACAAAAACAAAGGCAACCAGGTTTTATCGGGAAGTGTCGATTTTACCTATCAGGAAAATGAGCTTGATTTTGTAAACGCATCCACAACTCCTGATGCGCAAACTGCCGGAAGCCTGTCATGGAATTTCAGCAACCTGTATCCTTTCGAATCGAGGAGTATTGAAGTCAGGCTGAATGTGAACTCGCCGCAGGAAACCCCGGCAGTGAATATTGGCGACCAGCTTGGTTTCCATGCTCAGGCTAACCCGGTTGGGGGAGATGTGACGCCAGGTGACAACACTTTTTCGTTCAAGCAAACGGTTATCGGTTCTTACGATCCGAATGACATTACCTGCCTTGAAGGCGAGCACGTCAATCCGACGGAAATCGGAAAATACCTCCATTACAACATCAACTTTGAAAATACCGGTACCGCTGCCGCAGAAAATATTGTGGTGGTCGATATGATTGATTTGACAAAGTTTGATGTTTCAACTCTTCAGGTTTTGAATGCTTCACACCCGATGACGCCAAGGATTACGAACGGCAAAGTCGAATTCATTTTTGAAGGCATCAACCTCGGCGCTTCGGAGCATGGCAATGTAACTTTTAAGATCAAGACGAAAAATACTTTGGTCACCGGAAATTCGGTTTCACAGAAAGCCGATATTTATTTTGATTATAATTTTCCTGTGGCAACCAACGTAGCGATGACGACTTTCGATACTTTGGGAACAGACAATGTGGTTTTGGATGATGATATTAGTATTTATCCAAATCCGACCAAAGGTTTGGTTAATATAAAATCAGATTCGGAAATCAAATCAGTTGAGCTGTTTGATGTTCAGGGAAGGCAGCTTTTGAGGAAAAACAATGTGGAGACACTCAATATTTCAACATATACTTCCGGAGTATATTTTATAAAAGTTGCGACTTACAAAGGATTCAAAACCCAAAAACTGATAAAACAATAA
- a CDS encoding DUF7619 domain-containing protein: MKKLLLYFLFFSAASQAQIVNIPDANFKAKLLSEGIDVNSDGEIQLTEAAVVTSLNLYDSNISSLEGILAFTNLQNLSAYNNSIQTLNVSGLTHLFNIDVGNNLLMDLNIDNCFALHYLWCQYNQLTSLDVSDMENLQLRASNNSLTNIVLSEQGYYEALILDHNQLQSIDLSGRNLPGLVHLEYNQLSSINLENTHVNNLYLQNNMLETVDLETCVGLNYVNLSENLPLETIFAKNGRNESFSLGYDLNLSFICVDDFQLSGVQQTLNSYSLSSAVVSPYCTIFPGGNYNTITGNVTFDTDNNGCDGNDPDQPYVKLTLTSGNDNYTVFTSPDGNYTNFGQAGTFNVSVAAENMSMFTITPPLATILFGNNNNNITTQDFCITANGIQNDLETVIVPNTPARPGFDATYKIIYKNKGNQVLSGSVDFTYQENELDFVNASTTPDAQTAGSLSWNFSNLYPFESRSIEVRLNVNSPQETPAVNIGDQLGFHAQANPVGGDVTPGDNTFSFKQTVVGSYDPNDITCLEGEHVNPTEIGKYLHYNINFENTGTAAAENIVVKDMIDLTKFDISTLQVLHASHPVTPRITNDKVEFIFEGINLGASERGNVTFKIKTKNTLVTGNSVSQKADIYFDYNFPVATNLAVTTFDALGTDEQTLDNRITIYPNPASDRVTIRTEADIQSVVLFDVRGREFPIKAVSGVIDLSGFADGAYLVKVQTDNGYGVQRIIKQ; the protein is encoded by the coding sequence ATGAAAAAACTATTACTCTACTTCCTTTTCTTTTCAGCCGCTTCCCAGGCGCAGATCGTGAATATCCCTGATGCGAATTTTAAGGCGAAGTTGTTGTCTGAGGGCATTGACGTTAATTCGGATGGGGAAATTCAACTGACTGAGGCGGCAGTAGTGACGAGCCTGAATTTATATGATTCCAATATATCAAGCCTGGAGGGAATTTTGGCATTTACAAATCTTCAAAATCTGAGCGCATACAATAATTCAATCCAGACACTAAATGTTTCCGGACTGACACATTTGTTTAATATAGATGTTGGCAACAATTTATTGATGGATTTAAACATAGATAATTGTTTCGCGTTGCATTATCTGTGGTGTCAATATAACCAATTAACTTCGCTCGACGTTTCTGATATGGAAAACCTCCAATTACGGGCATCTAACAATAGTCTGACCAATATTGTGTTAAGTGAACAGGGGTATTATGAAGCGCTAATCTTAGATCATAACCAATTGCAATCAATAGATCTTTCAGGCAGAAATCTTCCAGGTTTAGTTCATTTGGAATATAATCAACTGTCCTCTATTAATTTGGAGAATACCCATGTTAACAATTTGTATCTTCAAAATAACATGTTGGAGACAGTAGATCTTGAAACATGTGTTGGACTTAACTACGTCAATTTAAGTGAAAACCTGCCTTTGGAAACTATTTTTGCTAAAAACGGAAGGAATGAGTCATTTTCATTAGGGTATGATCTTAACCTGAGTTTTATATGTGTGGACGATTTTCAGCTTTCTGGTGTGCAGCAAACTTTGAACTCTTATTCGTTAAGTAGCGCGGTCGTTAGCCCGTATTGCACTATTTTCCCTGGCGGCAATTACAATACGATTACTGGTAATGTCACTTTCGATACTGATAATAACGGTTGTGATGGTAATGACCCTGATCAACCCTATGTAAAACTGACGCTGACCAGCGGAAACGACAATTATACGGTATTCACTTCACCTGACGGAAATTATACTAATTTCGGGCAGGCAGGTACTTTTAATGTTTCCGTTGCAGCGGAGAATATGTCAATGTTTACCATCACACCGCCACTGGCGACTATTCTTTTTGGTAACAACAATAACAACATCACTACGCAGGATTTCTGTATCACCGCAAATGGAATCCAAAACGACCTTGAAACAGTCATCGTACCTAATACACCTGCCCGTCCCGGCTTTGACGCCACTTATAAAATCATTTATAAAAACAAAGGGAATCAGGTTTTATCAGGTAGTGTAGACTTTACCTATCAGGAAAACGAGCTTGATTTTGTAAACGCATCCACAACTCCTGATGCGCAAACTGCCGGAAGCCTGTCATGGAATTTCAGCAACCTGTATCCTTTCGAATCCAGAAGCATTGAAGTCAGGCTGAATGTGAACTCGCCGCAGGAAACCCCGGCAGTGAATATTGGCGACCAGCTTGGTTTCCATGCTCAGGCGAACCCGGTTGGGGGAGATGTGACGCCAGGTGACAACACTTTTTCGTTCAAGCAAACGGTTGTCGGTTCTTACGATCCGAATGACATTACCTGCCTTGAAGGCGAGCATGTCAATCCAACGGAAATCGGAAAATACCTCCATTACAACATCAACTTTGAAAATACAGGAACCGCTGCCGCAGAAAATATCGTTGTTAAGGATATGATCGATTTGACGAAATTTGATATTTCGACATTGCAGGTGTTGCATGCCTCGCATCCGGTCACACCGCGAATCACAAATGACAAAGTCGAATTCATTTTTGAAGGCATCAACCTTGGCGCTTCGGAGCGTGGGAATGTGACTTTTAAGATCAAGACCAAAAATACTTTGGTGACCGGGAATTCGGTTTCACAAAAAGCCGATATTTATTTCGATTACAATTTCCCGGTGGCAACCAACTTAGCGGTGACGACTTTTGATGCTTTGGGAACAGACGAACAAACTTTGGATAACCGCATCACAATTTACCCGAATCCCGCCAGCGACCGCGTTACGATCCGCACGGAAGCCGATATTCAATCCGTGGTGTTGTTTGACGTCCGCGGCCGGGAATTTCCGATAAAAGCTGTTTCAGGGGTTATCGATTTGTCCGGTTTTGCCGATGGCGCTTACTTGGTTAAGGTGCAGACAGACAATGGCTACGGTGTCCAACGGATTATAAAACAATAA
- a CDS encoding LytR/AlgR family response regulator transcription factor, translating to MITALLIDDDINLRNGMKALLAMYAPDITIIGEADSVQQGVAAMERFRPQVVFLDIQLNDGTGFDILEQLASKHGKSSSHIVFITAHEQYAVKAFRFSALDFLLKPVDPEELQKVIGKIKNVLDRNDNYAHIDLLLENIRKKVDNFKRIALSTAEGIHLFEISDIIRCESEDNYTRFYLRNNKPVLISKTLKEYEELLGEHGFERIHQSHLINLAYLKSYIKKDGGYVVMSDNSNLPISQRKKDRLQELLKSM from the coding sequence ATGATTACAGCATTACTCATAGACGACGACATCAACCTGAGAAATGGCATGAAAGCGCTGTTGGCGATGTATGCCCCGGACATTACGATTATAGGCGAGGCCGATAGTGTGCAGCAGGGCGTGGCGGCCATGGAGCGGTTCAGGCCACAGGTGGTTTTCCTGGATATCCAGCTCAATGACGGGACAGGATTTGACATCCTCGAGCAGCTGGCCTCAAAACACGGTAAATCCTCGTCGCATATTGTTTTTATTACCGCGCATGAGCAGTACGCCGTGAAGGCTTTCCGGTTCAGCGCACTGGATTTCCTGCTTAAGCCCGTAGATCCTGAAGAGCTGCAGAAAGTCATCGGTAAGATAAAGAATGTACTGGACCGGAATGATAATTATGCCCACATTGACCTTTTGCTGGAGAACATCCGCAAGAAAGTCGACAATTTTAAAAGGATTGCCTTGTCGACCGCAGAAGGCATTCACCTGTTTGAAATCAGCGACATCATCCGTTGTGAAAGCGAAGACAATTACACGCGGTTTTACCTCCGGAACAACAAGCCGGTACTGATATCGAAAACGCTTAAGGAATATGAGGAGCTGCTTGGCGAGCACGGTTTCGAAAGGATCCACCAGTCACACCTGATCAACCTTGCTTACCTCAAGTCGTATATCAAGAAAGACGGCGGATATGTCGTCATGTCAGACAACAGCAACCTGCCCATCTCCCAACGGAAAAAAGACAGGCTGCAGGAATTGCTCAAGTCGATGTAG
- a CDS encoding DUF7619 domain-containing protein, which translates to MKQFTLLLLLWISATHAQTIDFADENLKLTLLAASPSYAIAQDESDNFVAIDQNADGDIQLSEALVIRKLYLDNQGISNLDGLSSFSNLRFLTVANNPLNGQSLDFSALTQLQFLSCEACNASAVNVTGLSQLNILQLMQNSFSSLNLAGLINLSDLDCSNNILTSLDLSGSPGLSRLNCSANFIQDLNVQNLSALSELNVQYNQLSTLDLSGLVSLVYLTAYENDLTNIVLADAVNLQFLFAYSNQLTGLDLSASSQLKYLDVRFNMLSGIDVSASPNLYELSVDSNQIATLNLQSNAALHVLSCNNNVLTALDLSNNPSVYSLNCSNNNLASLDISTLANLGLVDCANNQISTFIVGNHPVLGTMSCSNNQISVLDLSETPYLVLLKCAQNNLTTVDFSMLHTLQDVDCSGNQFTGLDFSQNPNLYFVQYSDNPLLQNINLKNGAYQEILFSGTDFATLPALGFLCLDDFEISIYESVLAPILPNLIINSYCSLNPAGNVNKITGNVRYDFDQNGCDANDTVQSMAKVVLSDGVNSGATFTDENGNYEFYVNEGAFTVSVVLENASYFDVQQQSPTIVFDAAGSMEVNNDICVAPVNQITDLEVFLYPYSLGVPGYESFFQLVYRNKGTQPLSGNINFSFDDSKMDVLVSSPEPSATTFGSYVYNFSNLLPFESGSALVILQFNGPEIDNPVEVGDVLPFSLVGTIDQQDGNLDDNTFNYSHTVDGAALENTVLCLQGDAVEPTEIGDYLNYVINFENTGTGDAPFVALRSAVDPGSFDISSVQVINSSAPVTVKVTDDVLEFLFDSAPLQPGGQGNVMFRMKSNAALEPGDTVNFSSEVYFDYDSQVTTNTASTTFTSMPLSVDELSKTVSIYPNPTTGLVYVKAASKVNGIALFDARGRKLLDSNNTDTVDLSAFNAGVYFLNVYTDQGIGRQKLIKQ; encoded by the coding sequence ATGAAGCAGTTTACCCTTTTGCTGTTGCTGTGGATATCAGCGACGCATGCACAGACGATAGATTTTGCTGACGAGAACCTGAAGCTGACCTTGTTGGCCGCAAGTCCATCTTACGCGATTGCTCAGGATGAGTCCGACAATTTTGTCGCGATAGACCAAAATGCCGATGGTGACATCCAACTTTCGGAAGCGCTGGTAATCCGGAAATTGTATCTGGATAATCAGGGTATCAGCAATCTCGACGGCCTTTCCTCATTTTCGAATCTGCGGTTCCTGACCGTGGCCAATAATCCGCTGAATGGGCAGAGCCTTGATTTTTCCGCCCTGACGCAACTGCAGTTTTTGTCCTGCGAAGCCTGCAATGCGTCCGCTGTCAACGTTACAGGCTTGTCTCAGCTCAATATTTTACAATTGATGCAGAATTCCTTCTCGTCACTCAACCTGGCAGGACTCATCAATTTGTCAGATCTCGATTGCTCTAACAACATACTGACGTCACTGGACCTTTCGGGATCGCCTGGTCTGTCAAGGTTAAACTGTTCGGCTAACTTTATCCAGGATCTTAATGTGCAGAATCTTTCGGCACTGTCAGAATTGAACGTGCAGTACAATCAATTGAGCACGTTAGACCTCTCCGGGTTGGTGAGTCTGGTCTATCTGACGGCGTATGAAAATGATCTGACCAATATAGTACTTGCCGATGCGGTCAATTTGCAATTCCTGTTTGCCTACAGCAACCAGTTAACGGGATTGGATCTTTCCGCTTCGTCGCAGCTTAAATATCTGGACGTGCGGTTTAATATGCTTTCGGGGATAGATGTATCGGCGAGTCCGAACCTTTATGAATTAAGCGTCGACAGCAATCAGATTGCCACACTCAACCTGCAAAGCAATGCTGCATTGCACGTGCTGTCCTGTAATAACAACGTGCTGACCGCATTGGATTTATCGAATAATCCATCGGTGTATTCCTTAAATTGCAGCAATAACAACCTGGCCTCGCTTGATATCAGTACCCTGGCCAATCTCGGTCTCGTAGATTGCGCCAACAACCAGATTAGCACATTCATTGTAGGAAATCATCCGGTACTCGGCACCATGTCCTGCTCAAACAATCAAATTTCAGTTTTGGATTTGTCTGAAACACCTTACCTGGTGTTGCTTAAATGCGCCCAAAATAACCTGACAACAGTCGATTTTTCGATGCTGCACACCCTACAGGATGTTGATTGTTCGGGAAATCAGTTTACGGGCCTCGACTTTTCGCAAAACCCCAATTTGTATTTCGTACAATATTCGGACAATCCGCTGTTGCAAAATATCAACCTTAAGAATGGTGCGTATCAGGAAATCCTGTTTTCCGGCACCGATTTTGCGACCTTACCCGCGCTTGGGTTCCTGTGTTTGGATGATTTTGAGATCAGTATTTACGAGTCCGTTTTGGCGCCGATACTGCCTAACCTGATTATCAATTCCTACTGCTCGCTGAATCCGGCTGGGAACGTCAACAAAATCACTGGAAATGTCCGGTATGATTTTGACCAAAACGGTTGCGACGCCAACGATACCGTACAATCCATGGCAAAAGTGGTTCTCTCAGACGGCGTGAATTCGGGCGCCACATTCACCGACGAAAACGGCAATTACGAATTTTATGTGAACGAAGGTGCGTTTACGGTAAGTGTTGTCCTGGAAAATGCCTCTTATTTTGACGTACAACAGCAATCGCCAACCATTGTCTTTGATGCTGCAGGCAGTATGGAGGTTAACAACGACATTTGCGTGGCGCCTGTAAACCAGATCACAGATCTTGAAGTGTTCCTTTATCCGTACTCGTTGGGTGTACCCGGGTATGAGTCTTTTTTCCAGCTGGTCTACCGCAACAAAGGGACTCAGCCGCTTTCGGGAAATATCAACTTTAGTTTTGACGACAGCAAGATGGATGTGCTGGTTTCCAGTCCGGAGCCTTCAGCCACCACCTTCGGGAGCTATGTTTATAATTTTTCCAATCTGCTTCCTTTTGAATCCGGATCGGCGCTGGTCATTTTGCAGTTCAACGGCCCGGAAATCGACAACCCGGTCGAAGTAGGGGATGTGCTTCCATTTTCACTGGTCGGGACCATCGACCAGCAGGATGGGAATCTTGACGACAACACTTTCAATTACAGCCACACTGTTGACGGCGCGGCGCTTGAAAACACCGTCCTTTGCCTCCAGGGCGACGCCGTCGAACCTACAGAAATCGGCGACTATCTTAACTATGTCATCAACTTTGAAAATACCGGTACCGGCGATGCGCCATTTGTCGCGTTGCGTTCAGCGGTTGACCCTGGGAGTTTTGACATCAGTTCTGTACAGGTCATCAACAGCTCGGCACCCGTCACCGTTAAGGTTACTGATGACGTTCTCGAATTCCTTTTCGACAGTGCGCCACTGCAACCGGGCGGACAGGGCAACGTGATGTTCCGCATGAAATCGAACGCAGCGCTCGAGCCCGGTGATACGGTGAATTTCAGTTCTGAGGTATATTTCGACTACGACAGCCAGGTAACCACAAATACCGCCAGCACGACCTTTACCAGTATGCCACTATCAGTCGATGAACTGTCAAAAACGGTCTCGATTTACCCGAACCCGACTACTGGTCTGGTTTATGTGAAGGCAGCATCCAAAGTCAACGGTATAGCGCTTTTTGACGCACGCGGCCGTAAACTGCTTGATAGTAACAATACCGATACAGTCGATCTTTCGGCATTCAATGCCGGCGTGTACTTCCTGAATGTGTACACTGACCAGGGAATCGGGCGGCAAAAACTCATAAAGCAATAA
- a CDS encoding tetratricopeptide repeat-containing sensor histidine kinase → MKIKLFLALLLCSASMAFAQQNVVDSLKRELAHAKNDIDRAKLLNRIAEGYKTVDPKSLRAYAKKALDLSMGIRYKTEEANARVNLGIANIISGDYRQALQYFSDAQFLFESEINAGNKKTEVREGLARTYGSIGIVLSEQSNYAKALQFDLKAVGIYEQLRDTVRCARIYNNIGIIYQAQKQDFKALDYFIRSWKKQQQTNDPNQGITLTNIGNCYARQKQMSNALKFYTDAMVFLQQSRDSRGLGELYNNLGLYYQAMSDPANAVRNWERATTAFNSIDDRFGLADTQLYFGQFYYDQKQFGKAVTYAQKALQLARETAVLEQVTASEKLLSDSYAALNDTKKALLHMTLYDRAKDSLNNHESIRKGVEAEMNFEFDKREALQKKEIEKKELLFAEASKRHAMQIFFAVLLVVLLGGIGVLVYSRFNLKKTLTLQKELAEYEQKALHLQMNPHFVFNCLGSISSFIVQNGTDSAIKYLAKFSKLMRLTLEYSKEPLIPIDKEIESLQNYLELEQLRFNQKFSFNIHKNPAIEDDMAIPPLLLQPFAENAIIHGLIPIKEKGHLAIVFTVEEKHLVCSITDNGVGIYQSQRMKEGSVSVHKSMAIDITKKRLQMIEDSTAVKTRLQIEEITEKDLIKGTRVTLRLPLQYISK, encoded by the coding sequence ATGAAAATCAAATTATTTCTAGCACTGCTGCTTTGTTCCGCGTCGATGGCTTTTGCACAGCAAAATGTCGTAGACAGCCTGAAACGGGAATTGGCGCATGCTAAAAACGACATCGATAGGGCGAAACTGCTGAACCGGATAGCTGAAGGCTATAAGACCGTTGACCCTAAGTCACTCAGGGCCTACGCAAAGAAAGCGCTGGACTTATCGATGGGCATACGGTATAAGACCGAAGAGGCCAACGCAAGGGTCAACCTGGGTATCGCCAATATCATATCGGGCGATTACCGTCAGGCATTGCAGTACTTTTCAGACGCGCAGTTCCTTTTCGAAAGTGAGATCAATGCAGGCAATAAAAAAACCGAAGTACGCGAGGGACTCGCCCGTACTTACGGCAGCATCGGCATCGTCTTGTCTGAGCAGAGCAATTATGCCAAGGCTTTGCAATTTGACCTTAAGGCGGTCGGAATTTACGAACAGCTCAGGGATACCGTAAGGTGCGCCCGGATTTACAACAACATCGGCATTATTTACCAGGCGCAGAAACAGGATTTCAAGGCGCTCGACTATTTCATCCGCTCATGGAAAAAACAGCAGCAAACCAATGATCCGAATCAGGGCATTACCCTGACCAATATCGGGAACTGTTACGCCCGGCAAAAGCAGATGTCCAATGCGTTGAAATTTTATACTGATGCAATGGTTTTCCTCCAACAAAGTCGCGATTCACGGGGCTTGGGGGAACTGTACAACAACCTCGGCCTGTATTATCAGGCGATGTCGGATCCGGCAAATGCCGTCAGGAACTGGGAACGCGCCACCACGGCGTTTAATAGTATAGATGACCGTTTCGGACTTGCAGATACGCAGCTGTACTTCGGGCAATTTTATTACGACCAGAAACAATTCGGCAAGGCCGTTACCTATGCGCAAAAGGCCTTGCAGCTGGCCAGGGAAACCGCGGTCCTGGAACAGGTTACCGCATCTGAAAAACTGCTTAGTGACAGTTATGCCGCGTTAAATGATACGAAAAAGGCGCTGCTGCACATGACACTGTATGACCGCGCGAAAGACAGTCTCAACAACCACGAAAGCATCCGAAAAGGCGTCGAGGCGGAGATGAACTTCGAATTCGACAAAAGGGAAGCACTGCAGAAAAAGGAAATCGAAAAAAAAGAATTGCTTTTCGCGGAAGCCTCCAAAAGACATGCGATGCAAATCTTTTTCGCAGTACTCCTCGTGGTCCTGCTCGGCGGCATCGGGGTGTTGGTGTACAGCCGGTTTAACCTGAAGAAAACGCTGACCCTGCAAAAAGAGCTGGCCGAATACGAACAAAAAGCGCTGCATTTGCAGATGAACCCGCATTTTGTGTTCAACTGCCTGGGATCGATTTCGAGCTTTATCGTCCAAAACGGCACCGACTCTGCGATCAAATACCTGGCAAAATTTTCGAAGCTGATGCGCCTGACGCTCGAATATTCGAAAGAGCCCTTGATCCCGATAGACAAGGAAATTGAAAGCCTGCAAAATTATCTGGAACTCGAGCAGCTGCGTTTCAATCAGAAGTTCAGTTTCAACATCCATAAAAATCCCGCTATAGAGGATGATATGGCCATTCCGCCGTTGCTTTTGCAGCCTTTCGCAGAGAATGCAATCATTCATGGACTCATTCCGATTAAGGAAAAAGGTCACCTGGCGATTGTCTTTACTGTGGAGGAAAAACACCTCGTATGCAGCATTACCGACAACGGTGTGGGCATTTACCAATCGCAGCGTATGAAAGAAGGATCGGTATCGGTACATAAATCGATGGCAATTGATATCACTAAAAAAAGGCTGCAGATGATAGAGGATTCGACCGCCGTAAAAACGCGCCTGCAGATCGAAGAAATCACAGAGAAAGATCTCATCAAAGGCACCCGGGTCACACTAAGGCTGCCGTTACAATACATTTCAAAATAA